The Aedes albopictus strain Foshan chromosome 1, AalbF5, whole genome shotgun sequence genomic interval ACTTACGAGCGTTCGCGTGGCTCGAACAACGCGAAGTGTCAAGTAAAATGTAAATAGTAAGCAAAGAGAAAAATATAGTAGTGAAGTTAAAAGTGAAGTGAGATTATTCCCTCGCGGTCCGAAACCCCCCAAGTTCCAATTCTCTAACTCCGTGCCATACAGTCCAGTGTTATTGCCTAaatttcttgtgttcattgccgaacacatTTGAAGCACGGAAAAGGGCAatttttgtgcagagtactgcacagcaGTGTCTTGTCTGACCCCATTTGGGTCgtcgctggagtgaggcaaagatGTATACTATTACCGCTATTGTTCCTCTTAatattgccgatcgctcctcggtggcaggtcatcaacgtcaacaaggccAAATAgttgaatgtaaacacggtcaacccttccagctacaCAGTTGTTGAAAATTTCCTGGTAGCTTAATGGCggtcgatggtggcaccaagatcgacataggtgcacggatcaacaaggcgaggactgcttttgcgagtttaacaaatgtatgggaaaacaacTAGATTAGTCGACGCGCCAAATTCCGAGTTTTTAGCTcgtacgtgaaatctgtgctgctatacgccagcaaaacctgatgtgtatcagtagaaaacactcaacggctgcaggtcttcatcaatagatgcctgcggtatataattcgtgcatggtggcctccacaatagaacagctatggcagattatgcacgaatacagattcccgaataaactgatacgattgatcaaggcgacgatggatcgagttatgtgcgtagttcgagtatcagggacactctcgagtcccttcgaatctcgcagagggttacggcaaggtgatggtctttcgtgcttgcttcaACATTgccttagagggtgtaattaggagagaggggataaacacgagtggaacgattttcacgaagtccgttcagctgcttggtttcgctgatgatattggtattattgctcgtaaatttgagacgatggcgaaaacgtacatccgactaaagagtgaagccaggcgaatcggattagtcattaatgtgtcgaagacaaagtatatgatggcaaagggctccagggaggaatcaccgcgcccgccaccccgaatttatatcgacggtgatgaaatcgaggcggttgaagaattcgtgtacttgggctcactggtgaccgccgacaacgacagaaattcaaaggcgcattctggcaggaaatcgtgcttactttggactctgcagaactctacgatcgaataaagttcgccgtaacacaatgttaaccatctacaaaacgctgattagaccggtcgtcctctatgggcacgaaacatggaccttacgtgcagaggaccaacgcgcccttggagttttcgaacggaaggtgttgcgtaccatctacggcgtagttcagatggaagacgggacatggagaaggcgaatgaaccacgagctgcatcagctgcaagagaaccaaccatcgcccataccgcgaaaatcgggaggttatggtggacgggtcacgtcatcaggatggcggatagcaacccgactaaaattgttctcgagagtcatccgaccggtacaagaagacgtggagcgcagcgagctaggtaggtcgaccgagtggaggacgatctgcggaccctacgcagagtgcgaaactggggacaaacagccatggatcgagtggaatggagacgactactataTACATCGCGAAAGTGGAGGTAGGCAGGCTTGataattctcctcaaaatcaaaagagttttgcaacatgctcaaGAGCGGTGTTTTACTTCTGCTTCGTAGCGAGGGAGCAAACGAACcacaaacagagaggcaataaaaaattGAGCGAcgttacacggaaccgccaaactacccaaaattgagttcttttgacgcaatcccatagttcggcccaataagccaaatttgagtaaatcgattaaactcacactaggtaaattgccttcacctccagcattggcttattgggctcaaggacccccattgggtagatgcatctctgtttgtttttgacaacatcggtgaggaaaagagggaaaacaacctaattttgagtaactagtttattcgatatactcagctttgagtaaaatcgacccaaaaattaggtagtttgatttctccgtgtagattggaacccagcatgaCATCACAGcacaggcagacccagaggctcatggcggcgcagcctcaacaaagcATACAGTTTCACCTTAACTAACACTTCCCCAGTTTAAATTCAGTGTGTATAACTGACAGCATTCCTTTCTGACGTTTTGATCGGTTCGCATCTCTAACCGAGTTCACGAAAAGTCGTCTTTCGTAGAGTGACGTAgacttccagtcactctagtctttcgttttcgtcgtcgtcgtcgtccgtcgcaCTCGCAGATCATCGTTTTGCATCACACGCGAACAAACGAAACTTGGGTGATTTCGATTCGCTTCAATTTTTGTCGATTTTTGCGAACCAAACTCAAAACAATGGCTCTCCACTTTGTGCTGCGGTCGTCCTGCAGGAACTCCGGTAAGTGGCGAATGCATTACATTGGTCAGGTTTGTAGAAATCCGAAAAAGGAGACAGGATCCCCCTCCGGAAAGTTTCCATTACATAATACGATGCATTCAAGAGAAAGCTTGGTATCCATGATCCATCAAGATTTAAACCTTGTTATCTAAATTCCAGCTCCCGTGTTCGTGTCGCTGCTGAACGCCGGCAAGGCGCCAGCCGTCGCCCGCTCGCTGAACTCCGCCTCCAAGTCGCTGCTGCTGCCAAAACCGGCCCCATCGCTGGCCCTGGCCAGCCTTCGGCAGTTCACCGCCAGTCCGGTTCGTCGGGCTGCCGCCACCGGAAACCATGTCACACTGTGGAATGCGGAACGGGCGCTGTCCGTGGCACTGCTCGGAATCCTCCCGGTGGGCTTGATGTTCCCCTCGCAAGCCGGTGACGCTCTGATGGCCGTCAGCATCGTCATGCATCAGTATTGGTAGGTGATGGACGCTTGAATGGGGGATGTTGCAAGTCTGGAATTTCAAACCTTATCCATTGAAATGGAGCCCTACAGAAGAAAATAGCAAAACAATCGACTAACAACCTGTTTCTCTAAACTCCAACAAACCAGGGGCCTGGAAGCCATCGTCACCGATTACGTGCGCCCGATCCTGTTCGGAGCGGCCGTCCCGAAGATCTGCCACGGTCTGCTGCTGGTCATTTCCGCTGCCACCCTCGGAGGACTGTTCTACTTCATCCACAATGACATCGGTATCGCCAACACTATCAGGAAGATCTGGTCCACGAAGCCAAAGGCGTAAATTTGTGACTGTAGCAGCAGCAGTATCGGAAACATCTAAGATAGTGAGGGAGAGAGCGCGCGTATTGACCCCGTCGCCCTTGTCGTCGTCACTAACTTCAGGGACATTTCGGAAAGCGATTGAGATCAACAGCACAGTCGGACGCGGTCCGTGCGCGTGAGTCACATTTGCATAACAAAGTTAATTATTATTTAAATTATTCTCGGAAGTTTAAAAGTCTTATAAAATGCTTATTCAAGATGAAAACAACTATAAGCTTCAAAAGGCGTTTCATTCTTAACCGATGTCCTAGTCCTATTTACAATTGAATAGAATTTGATTTATTTTGTTCCTACGTTGTTATCGTTGTTGTTGTCTGTTGTTGAGAGATATTTTCGTTTAGTTTTGGACCTATTGATGTGATGTCGTCGATGGCTTTTGACCTGGTTCCGTGCCGAGTCGAGTGCTGTAGAATAtccgcatcgcttcccactgttTGCTACCGAGTAGCACGTGCGGTCGGCATTCGCGCATATGCTGCACCGCCCGTTCCGGGCTCCATCCGTTGCGCTGCAATGAGGAGAGGAAATCGGTATTCAGTTCTGTAGCAAAGTAATATTTAGAACTAAGGCTTGAAAGGTACCTCGTGTTCTATGACCAAACGAATTTTTAATCAAACTAAATCATTAAGCAGGGAATAATAAATAATTACAACGCTGAACCCCGCTCCAATGCTTGTAATAAATCTAAGATGTGCTGCAAACATTGAGAATCACAAGAAAAATGATATAAATATTATAATAGGTATACAGTACATGGCTGGGCCATCGATTTAGGTAGTTTGGGGGATTCCCTCTGTTACGAAGAGATTTTAGTCTCAtgtagcttgagcttgagcttgattgaccgcccgtggatgctaccaAGGTAtttatataatggaaggttaagcaggtcgtttagtttgtggggaaaagcagaggaagccaaatttcaaaggaatttgctgagggggggtgtttgttttcagaatttctcacggtgaaaaaataatggccgctcagccagttttgacatctaagactaccttagaatatgtaaataccttggatgctactccagtatcgccagaccagctacactcacacaaggaaccaatgagatatctactggggactagcaggcatcttcagtgtgtgaatgttggcgatcttctatttttaggcgacaatgacgcctgtcacgtcaggttgcgggtcaatgtgggaaaggggaaggaagtgaatCGTTTGTGTCCACAGCagatcgaatatacctctgcgtctacaCAGAGTCATGAATATGTCGGAGTCTTGCTGGGATATGGTTGgtaatgggttcacacattggtgcgtggatgccaggcgtaaggtggaaGATTAGcgtgtttattactctgaagataatgcgacacagttcgcttgattgcataactcgtagacgTTATCTGATTGATTGACACTGTTCTAGGAgacttggaaggaagggaaagggCTCTTTtatcccgtttctgttctagcgatggctatggacatgtgaatatacatgagttgtatatgtagagaggaggaagaaagtatatagaaagatacaaagtacgaAGAAAGgcacgggccagggattgaaaccAGGATTTTTTGCATGCGATTCAGAAGGGGTAGCCACTACACCACCAAGCCCGTTAGAAGAGATTTTATTCTCATATAGTTCACTTAATCAATTCACTGCCCatcggttcagaaaggggtatgaTGCTGTCGATAAACAACGCAGTCATTTTTGTCTGGATTTTTAAAACCACACAGCATCACCTCAACAACACCCTTTTTAAATTTGCATGGGTCATGGTTTTTGCCCATAACAACAGCTCTTCCAGCAACTGATTAAACAAGCCATGGTGCACCGAGGAATTCAAAACTCACGCATGCAGAGTCAACAAACTGTGTGTTGAGCTTGAACTCGGAAAGCTCTCTGAGGATCAATGCAAGTGCCTTGTGATCGTGTGTGGCTTGAAGGCGGAGAACGATGCGGAAGTTCGTACAAGGTTGCTGAGCAGGATGGAGGAGAGAACCGACATCACCCTGGAGCAAATATCCGATGAGTGTCAGCGGCTCCTCTAGCGTCAAACATGACAAAGCGATGATTGAGGCAGGGCAGCAGTGCTAGCAGTCAAATGCAAGCACCACATCGGGAAGCGTGCATCTCGATTCGAAAGGTGTTCTCCAGGGTCGGGATTTTCGTCCGGCTACTGGACCGGGCTTACCGTGTTAGAACTGTGGTTCCTtgcattactccaagaattgcctcTTCAAGAAGCACCAGTTTCGGGAGTGTAAGGAGATCGGTCACAAGGACGGATACTGATCCAATGCAAGAAAAGTAAGAAGTCCTCGATCTCCAACCAAGCGATATCCTTCAAGAAGGGCGGACACCAGTAGTGTTGCAGTGAAGAAGAGAAGATTTGTGAGTGCGCTGGTGAACGACCGGCAAATTAGTCTGCAGCTCAAAACCGTCGGATCGGTCGACCCACTTCAGGCCCAATAGCGGTAGAAGCTTCAACCAACAGCATCCGGAAAGCCACTGACGTTGGAGTTTGAGTGTTCGTGCGAGATTTTCACTCCGTTTCTCGATTCTACGTTGTAAAGCAGCAACTCAACGAGCCTCATCGATCAATTCAATTTCCGGTCGGATTCCGTTGGACCGGTTCTGCAATCAAGTCAGCAGCTCGGCGGCAGCGCTCAGCAACCTGAAGCAAGCTTTTCCGACGGTTTTCGACGATGCTCCGGGACAGATGTGTACCAAGGGAAAGGTGCAGCTAAAGGAGGGAGTACAATCCGTGTTCCGGCCGAAGAGGCCCGTGACATACGCAATGTAGAAGACCGTCAAGAATCCACCGAAGACCACACCGTTGTCATGGCCAAAGTCAACGTGTCCCTGGCAGCGTGTACGCCTGGCCAATGGAAGGCGAATACTTCCTGCTATGCGTCGATGCCAAGTGGATTGAAATATTCAGGATAAAATCAACAACATCTGACAACGGCTTTCTTCACCTAGATCCCGGCCATTCAAGTTTGCATGCCGCTGCCTCTCAACCCCTTTATGGTTACAGCACGGTGACTCTCAGACAAATCAACTTCATTACCAACGAGAACTTCCGAAGTCTTGATCTCTGCTTTGTTAGTGCACAAGATGTTGCTCCGCTCATAGCTACTGCTCCATCGCCGTTGGTAAAGGAGGTTAATTATCATCCTCCGTTGATGCTTAAACTCATTGCCCACCAGTCCTGCGATACTGTAATAGTTGCTCCGGTATCCTACGAAAAGCCGACCACCGAAGTATTTTGGAATATCTTGAATCTATTCAATGGAATGATATTCTCGATGCACATGATGTAGATGAACCTGCGTTAACTCTCTCTCATATTCTGGGACATGTGATCAAGACACATGTTCCGTACTCTAAAATCCGACAGGAGAGCTGCATTGAGGACTACTCTAAGAACAGGACTTTTTCAGCCCGTGAATATTACTTGAGGGTCAACGTGGCTTATAAGTTAACCAGTCGACGTTGCTACAGCCACTATAAACAACGAATACAACGCAGTCTCCAATCGAAATCAAAATCTTTTTGGAGGTACGTGAACGAGCAGAGAAAGCAGTCTGGACTACCTTCAACGATGACTTTGAATTGGAACCTCAACAGATTTGCCAATTCTTCGCTCAAAAGTTTTCTAGCACGTTTTGCGATGAGACGATTACTGAACCCTTCGTTAATCAGtccaaaatatcgctatcataaaggcctgttgAAAAGTTGCAGCACTGTTCCAGACTGCAGAACAGTATTCAAGAATGGAGCACTTTAGGGAGCAGTAAAGAGACTTCAGGCAATGGATGTAGGAAAAAATCTTTGCTACTTTGAAGATAAATCCCAGAGCTCTGAAAGCTTTGTTAACCTCATTCGATACATGCTGGTGGTATGTCAGCTGGGAGTCCAGTATAACGCCTAGATCTTTGATATGGTTCACTCGCTCGATAGTGACGCCAAGCATGTTGTAGTCGAAGAGAACCGGCTTATTTCGTCGAGAAAACGTGATGACGGAGCATTTCGTAGGATTGACAGTCATTCGGTTTAACAAGCAGCAGTTAGTGAAAAGTTCAATCTGCTGCTGAAGAAATTGACAGTCGGCAAGGGTGCGAATCTTGAGGAACATTTTGAGGTCGTCGGCGTACGATAATCGGGGTCCTTCAATGATAAGATGAACATCGTTGAAATAAAGTAGGAAGATCATCGGTCCCAGGTGGCTTCCTTGAGGAACATCGAAAGAAGCGTGAAAACGTTCTGATTTGAAATCACCTATGGATACCATCATCACGATTGGAGAGATACGATCGGAACCAGCGCAAGATATTGCCACTTAGGCCGAATCTGTCGAGTTTAGCGATAGCAATGTCGTGGTCCAGCTTGTGGAAAGCAGCAGATAGGTCTGTGTAGATGACATCGGTCTGCATGTGTTCATTCATACCTTCgattagagtgactggaagggagagtggcgtcatgttccaattttgacaggtctcctgctcgtttggaacgggaatttgtatggagatgaCAGATggtcgctgttccaattttgacattgacgccactctccctttcaGTCACTCTACCTTCGATGATATACGATGTGAGTCACAATAAATTGGTGGTGGTAGAGCGGCCGACCAAAAAGCCATGTTGATCGGGGCAGAGGTGTTGCTTGTAGGGCGAGATGACAGGCTCCATAACGACCAACTCAAACAGCTTTGAAATAGAGCTCAGAGCCGCAATTCCTCGGTAGTTGTTCACATCGCGTTTGCTTCTCTTTTTGTGTACTGGAAACATGAATGCAATTTTCCAGCAGGAAGGGTAAATGCCACTGGAAATCGACATTTCGAATGAACGGTGGAGTGGTGCTAGCAGGTTGGAGATGTGCTCTTTCACGAACACGGAAGGAATACCATCCGTCCCTGGGTTGAAAGACGACTTCAGTTTGGGAGCAGCTCTAGCAATCGCATCAGCTCGAATGTCCAAAGCGCTCTTCGTTTGACCGGAAAGAAGAACATTGCTGGCTGCATGTCTAACTTGGGCGTCGGTAATAATTTCGTTGTTGTACACGCTTGCAAATTTATCGGCAAACAGTTGACAAATTTCCGAAGTAGAAGCAGTTATCCTATTCAACTCCATCGAGGAAGGAAGGCCAGATTCCTTACGTTGTTCGTTGACGTATTTCCAAAAAGACTTTGGCTTGCGTTTGAGCTTGAGTTCTATACTTCGCTGGTACCGGGAGAAACAATGTCGACTCAAGCTTTGATAAACGTTATTAATTCTCACATAGTGATCTGTAAGACAAAGCGAGCGCCTGGGATCTGTCCaagtcatttatttatttatttatttaatttgtatCGCTTGCTTGCGCCGGCTTCAGAGGTTTTCAATCTCAACTACTTCCGCTCCTTTAATCGTTTTCTTAATGGCTTTGGTTCATTCAATGAGTAGCATTTTCATCTCTCCATTGACTCCAAGAGCGTCTGTTATCGTTGTGTTCAATAGGCGTCACAGATCATCCGTCGTCGAGGAATGCGAATGTGTTGATCCAACCAGTTTTCCCAAACAAGGTAACCGAATACTTTACCTGAAGCAAGCTTTTCCAACGGTTTACTTCCTGCTATGCGTCGTGGGTTGCCAAGTGGGTTGAAATATTCAGGATAAAATCAACAACATCTGACAACGGCTTTTTTCACCTAGatccagagatggaaaatgatgaagatgttGGGTAATTCAACGTTGACTGCTATAGGTGGTTGAAGAGGAGGAACGGGTGACCATCTACATGACAATGATTGAAACCATCCACGCATCCATGGCTTAAACCTGGGACACCGGAGTTCAAACAAACGGAGAAGAAAAATGATCGTTTGCCGAGCGGTCTTTCTCCCTATTCATAATCTGCTGCACCTCATCATGTAGATCCTTGATATTCCTTCTCTGCTACGTTTCGCAGCCGAAGGGTTTCGTACTCCCGTTGGCGATCCGCATCGATTTGGGACTGTAGTTGCAGTTGCGTCTCACGTAAACACTGCAATTCGCAGTTCCACTATTTGAAGTCGAAGCGCTTCGAATTCCTTGTTCCGTTCGATGAACTAGCCGCGCAAATCTTCCTCCGAGGTGCACGCCTGCTTCCTTTCTTAGATCAGTCGTTTCTCCATGTCTTCAATTTTTGATGTCATATTCGCTCGTTCGCGATCCTTTTGCCTGAGTTGACAATGCAAACTTCCCTTACTAGCTTCAGCTCGATGGAATGTTGTAATTGAGGGCTTTTAGTCTGGTGCACCAGCTCGACTTCTCTTATCCGTCTTACGTCAACGTCCACTCGATGTTTCACTACAGGCTCCAGAATCACTCGGTGTTCTGCTTCCATTTGCTGTTGCTGCTCATCATTCTGCCTTTGAAGCTGGTCGGTTTCGGCACTCCAACGTCTGTAGCAGTGTGAGCATCGTaagggaaggttcatttattacatctatctttttcaggatttctagacccccctccccctcagtCTAGCTGTTTCcctataccttatacacgtactgtTACACTTTCCTAGACTCCccagacgtaatttatgaacgttccccaAGATATTATTAAGGGAACGGACATTGCGGATTAGCTGGCGCCCCGTGTTGCATCCCCCGTGTCGAATACCATTGACGAGACTCACATATTGTTGCTCTGGTTCTTACCCTCCCTAACGCAGCCTTTGCTTATCTCTTTTTCTTTTTGGCATACGACCCAAATGAGATCAAACCTGCTTctcagtgttttatgagcacttccacgcttccacagttattaattcacAGCTTCCTCTGTCCCGAAGTTCATTATGCATGTGTATTAGACTGGGTATATCGTGTGCCTTCGTATATTCTATGCTCAAGAAggtgaaaaaaatcctccatgaaaaATTTAAAGGATAGTCTTGTTGAATATCCATGATCTAGCCGCATCGACTACAAGAGCTTTTGATTCTTTACATTCCTCAATCTGATGccaacccaagaaacagaactagccgaACATCAGTTTCCTAAGCTAAACATTGCTTAAGAGAGGTTTGATCCACTATTACCGCTGAGCGCACAGGTTGTTCATGCTGCTTTCAATTAATGCATTCTTGATGGCTGTCCACTGATCTTCTACACTGCCACCTTCCGGAACTTTCGCTGCTCGAGTTCCAATTTCGTTAACGATCGATCCCTTCACAACTGGACCTTATAGCCGATGTATGATCATTGTTCAATCGTCGTCTTTCCTCCTGCCTCTGCTGGACGTGATGTGAAATGTTTTCTGAATTGCTTTCGATTCTCGGGTGTCATTTCTATAGTCCCCAATCTGTTTATAATATAAAGCTCGATAGTCAGCCTTATCCGTCGATCCTCGAACCACCGGCAATTTTATCGTCCGTCACAACAACACTCATCAAACTGAACATTTTGCTCGTACTGTCAAGCACTCTTAAGAATAATGCAATCAGCATCAACCCATTCACGTAACCCCACCCATTACTTACCATCATCAGATAACAGCCCACCAGAGTGGCACTTCTCGTCCGGCCGGCCTTACAGTGAACATAAACTGTTCCCACACGGTCCTCCTTGAACTCCTCGGCCACATCCGCCAGCGCCTGCATCCGTTTCTCCTTCGGCAGAAACCGATTGATGAACTGCACGCCACTCCACAGCTTGTCCTGGCAGGGGGCCTCGAAGATGTCGGTCGTGGCCAGCTGGAGGAACTCAACACCCAGCTTGGACCACCGTTCCTTGTTGTTGGAGAACGCCCACAGCTCGTAGTCTTCGTTCATCGAGACGACGGCTTTGATGTTCTCCTGCTTGATCATCTCCGGTGCGATCGCACGGAACGGAAGCGCTCCCAGAATCATGTTCTCGTCTATCCGATCATACCAATTCCTCTTGGTCACTTTCTCCATGAACACGTT includes:
- the LOC109401912 gene encoding phosphatidylglycerophosphatase and protein-tyrosine phosphatase 1 isoform X2, whose amino-acid sequence is MTTAMFARVTFYPTLFYNVFMEKVTKRNWYDRIDENMILGALPFRAIAPEMIKQENIKAVVSMNEDYELWAFSNNKERWSKLGVEFLQLATTDIFEAPCQDKLWSGVQFINRFLPKEKRMQALADVAEEFKEDRVGTVYVHCKAGRTRSATLVGCYLMMRNGWSPERAVQHMRECRPHVLLGSKQWEAMRIFYSTRLGTEPGQKPSTTSHQ
- the LOC109401912 gene encoding phosphatidylglycerophosphatase and protein-tyrosine phosphatase 1 isoform X1, which gives rise to MTTDQQSEQLQVQRSANRHHIKQAMFARVTFYPTLFYNVFMEKVTKRNWYDRIDENMILGALPFRAIAPEMIKQENIKAVVSMNEDYELWAFSNNKERWSKLGVEFLQLATTDIFEAPCQDKLWSGVQFINRFLPKEKRMQALADVAEEFKEDRVGTVYVHCKAGRTRSATLVGCYLMMRNGWSPERAVQHMRECRPHVLLGSKQWEAMRIFYSTRLGTEPGQKPSTTSHQ
- the LOC109401913 gene encoding succinate dehydrogenase [ubiquinone] cytochrome b small subunit, mitochondrial: MALHFVLRSSCRNSAPVFVSLLNAGKAPAVARSLNSASKSLLLPKPAPSLALASLRQFTASPVRRAAATGNHVTLWNAERALSVALLGILPVGLMFPSQAGDALMAVSIVMHQYWGLEAIVTDYVRPILFGAAVPKICHGLLLVISAATLGGLFYFIHNDIGIANTIRKIWSTKPKA